Within the Acinetobacter radioresistens DSM 6976 = NBRC 102413 = CIP 103788 genome, the region GCAGATCAGTTAGTTAAAAAGACCCAAGCAAAACGTAAAGCTTTATCATTAGAGCATCCTGATTTATCAGATATAGATTTAGATTATCTATTTATGCATGAAATCCATGCTTTGATTGATGCCGAATTGGTAGAAGTGGGTGAAAAATTTTATTTACCTGTTTTACGTGATAGCTGGAAATCACTTGTTTCAGACCGGGTTTTAATGGCAAAGCTATAATTTAAAAATGATTGAGAAAGGATAGCAACAGCTATCCTTCTTATTTAAAGATAATTTATTCTTAAAATCAGAATAGAAAAATATTCTATAAGTTTACTGTTTTAAATGGTGCGCGTACCTTGCGATCATGCAGCAGATAATATAGGACAACACAAATAAGGGCCAGAAGACTACTTATAAAATATAACTGCGAGTAGTTTATATATTCCAGTAATTTTCCGAGTATATAAGGCCCAAATCCCAACCCTGCATCCAGAAAAATGAAAAAGGTTGAGGTAGCAAGCCCCATGCGGTCTAAACTGGTACTTTTAACAGCAATGGTCTGACACACTGACTGAATATTTCCAAAACCTAATCCTAGTAAAACCGCACAAATTAGCAGCATACTTGCAGTTTGAACTTGGCTCAGCAAGAACAAGCCGAATGCTAAAATTAAAATAGCCGGATACATGATGATATTTTCACCTCTTCGGTCCATTAAAGGGCCAGTAAAAGGACGAGAAAATAGTATCGCTAATGCATACATCAGGAAAAAAATAGAAGCCGCCTTAGCCAGATCTAAACTTTTTGCATAAAAATTAATAAAGGAAAGAACACCTGAATAGCAGACTGATGTTAATAGTACAATAATGGCAATCGGCACAGCACGCGGCTCAATAAACTGTGTAATCCAGCTAGATTTTGGAGGTGGAGCTGTTGCTGTTTCCTGTCTGCTTACTAAGTTGGGCATTTTTATACCTAGAGCAGTAAACAGGCAGCAGAATGCAATTATGCTTGAGAATATAAAAATTACATTATAATCAAAATTTAAACTAAGCCAGATTCCTAGAAATGGTCCGATAGCAGTGCCCAAGGTGCTGCTCATACTATAATAACCAATACCTTCACCACGGCGAGACACTGGTAAAATCTGTGCAATCAGGGTTCCTAGAACAGTAGAAGCTACACCCATTGTGAAACCATGAATAGCACGTACAAATAGTAAAAAGCCAATACCATATTCTATAAAATAAAGGCCAGAAAACAGGAAAAATCCACTCAGGCCAGTAAGCAAAGTAAGCCTGTGTCCAAATCGAGATAAAAATTTTCCAATCA harbors:
- a CDS encoding MFS transporter; the protein is MKDSAPLWTRNFILASAINFQLILVFYLLIVVIVGYAVAELGASTAQAGLISGLYIVGTLFGRLLIGKFLSRFGHRLTLLTGLSGFFLFSGLYFIEYGIGFLLFVRAIHGFTMGVASTVLGTLIAQILPVSRRGEGIGYYSMSSTLGTAIGPFLGIWLSLNFDYNVIFIFSSIIAFCCLFTALGIKMPNLVSRQETATAPPPKSSWITQFIEPRAVPIAIIVLLTSVCYSGVLSFINFYAKSLDLAKAASIFFLMYALAILFSRPFTGPLMDRRGENIIMYPAILILAFGLFLLSQVQTASMLLICAVLLGLGFGNIQSVCQTIAVKSTSLDRMGLATSTFFIFLDAGLGFGPYILGKLLEYINYSQLYFISSLLALICVVLYYLLHDRKVRAPFKTVNL